The genomic segment AAAACCGGACAGCTTTCTCACTCGACGAGACGGGAGAGTATATAGACAATAGAATCGTGTCAAAGGATTGGCaatacagagggatctgaggaaaAGATACTTTTCCAACCATATGTCAGAAGGGATCTGGAACttagaatagacaataggtgcaggagcagaccattcgacccttcgagccggcaccgccattcactgtattcatggctgatcttccacaatcagtatccagttgctgccttatccccataaccttgattctgctatctttaagagctctatccagctctttcttgaaagcatccagagacttggcctccacagccttctgggacattccatatatccaccaatctctgggtgaaaaagttttcctcaactccgttctaaatggcctaccccttattcttaaactgtggcctctgtttctggactcacccatcagcgggaacatgcttcctgcctccagcgtgtccaatcccttaataatcttatatgtttcaataagatgcccactcagccttctaaattccagagtatacaagcccagtcgctccaatctttcgacatatgacagtcccaccatctcgGGAATTAAGCTTGTGAACttacgctgcactctctcaatagcaagaatgtccttccttaaatttggagaccaattctgcacagatgcaaaaaacccatttaagatctcccccatttcttttggcttcacacatagccgactactctgatcttcaagaggaccaattttatccctgacaatcctttcactcttaatatacctgtaaaagctctttggattatccttcagcttgactgccaaggcaacctcatgtcttcttttagccctcctgatttctttcttagttttttttgcactttttatactcctctagcaccttatttgctccctgtttcctatatgtgtcatacaactctctcttcttctttatcagagctccaatatcccttgagaaccaaggttccttattcctattcactttgcctttaatcctgacaggaacatataaactctgcactctcaaaaatttctcctttgaaggcttcccacttaccaatcacatccttgccagagaacaaactgtcccaatccatgctttttggatcctttctcatttcttcaaatttcgcctttttccagtttagaacctcaaaccgagtaccagatctatctttatcaatgatcaagttgaaactaatggtgttatgatcactggaaccaaagtgctcccctacacacttcCGTCGccagtcctaactcatttccgaatgggagatctaatattgcatcctctctagttggtacctccagatattgatttagaaaactttccagaacacattttacaagctctaacctgtctagacctttaacagtatgggagacccaatcagtatgtggaaaattaaaatcccctactatcactaacttttgcttcctgcagttgtctccctctctgcagatatgctcctccaattctcgttgactactgggtggtctgtaatacaatctcactaatgtggccatacctttcctgtttttcagttccacccatatggactcagtagacaagccctctaatctgtcctgtctgagcactgctgtaacattttcctgacTAGCAATGCTACCACCTgcaccccccaccacctttcattcctctgcctctatcatgtctgaaacatcagaaccctggaacattaagctgccagtcctgaccctcctgcagccaagtttcactaatggctataatgtcgtcattccatgtgtcaatccatgccctcagctcgtctgccttctacacaatactccttgcattgaaatagacacacctcagaagattgttTCCACCATTCACAACCATTCTATTTGTGGCTTTGCATgagcttttaacatcatttattttcacccccgctccactatctgctctggcactctggttcccatccccctgcaaacctagcttaaaccctccccaatagcactaacaaacctccccgcAAGGATaccggtccccttgtagttcaggtgtaacccgtctctcttgtacaggtcccacctgccccagaagagatcccaatgatcctgaaatctgaaaccctgccccctacaccagttcctcagcctcagtcaaagtaagaattataaagctcaatcgtttaatcagaTATTGTCTACTGTTTATTATTtccgggtactgatttgtaacaggggacacatcacgcagcatccacccaaacgagatttcttaagtttggccgggcaggggggctatcaccccctatattaatctgctagctgaagcgagagttacataaggttagatgactgagtgaatcgcttcccacattcacagcaggggaacagcctctccccagtgtgaactcagtcatgcacatttggttgatttggctgagagaatctcttcccaatgtctgaacaggtgaacggcctctccccagtgtgaagtcgctggtgtctcagtaggtggaatgaccgagtgaatcccttcccacattctgagcaggtgaatggcctctccccagtgtgaactgactggtgtcccttcagttgagatgactgagtgaatcccttcccacacactgagcaggtgaacggcctctccccagtgtgaactaacttGTGTAcaagtaggtgggatgaccgattgaatcccttcccacagtctgagcaggtgaacggcctctccccagtgtgaacttgctgatgtcccTTCAGATGAAATGagtaagtgaatcccttcccacagtccaagcaggtgaacggcagctcccctgtgtgaactcgctggtgtgcctttaggttggatgaccaagtgaaccccttcccacacactgagcaggtgaatggcctctccccagtgtgaactctctgatgtaccttcagtttagatgactgagtgaatcccttcccacagtctgagcatttgaacggcctctccccagtatgaactgacgtgtgtaccagtaggtcggatgaccgagtgaatcccttcccacagtctgagcaggtgaacggcttctcactggtgtgaaatcgctgatgtcccttcagttcagatgacgaagtgaatcccttcccacagtccgagcaggtgaacggccgctccccagtgtgaaatcgctgatgtatcttcagttgagatgacgaactgaatcccttcccacagtctgagcaagtgaatggcctctctccagtgtgaactctctgatgtagcttcagtttagatgagcaagtaaatcccttcccacagtccgggcaggtgaacggccgctccccggtgtgaactgactggtgtctcagtagggcggatgaccgagtgaatcccttcccacagtctgagcaggtgaacagctgctctccagtgtgaactcgctggtgagccattaggtcagatgacctagtgaatccttccccacaaattcagcagattaccaacatctgcccagtgtgaactgactggtgtgtccacaggtgggaagaccgactgaatcccttctcacacacagaacaggtgaagggcctcgtcccagtgtgaacttgctaatgtaccttcagttgagatgaccgactgaatccattcccacagtctgagcagatgaatggcctctccccgtgtaaaatgacgggcatgccagtcagtcagatgatcgagtgaatccctccccacagtctgagcaggaaggatgatagagtgaatcccttgctcctcttcttaagtatctggacagagacagcaaaactggcgtgttgtgctcAAGATTGCtgcagacaaattccttgtcgtgtttaacctgtaaaaatatttacaaaatccatcaatgggtgtacgACAACGTTTCAGAAGAGATGaattgagttgtcaaggtgtgatctggcatcacactgttactgtgaagttcaacccaagctggagagagaaatcatcttctcactggtcacagtgctggtatctggaatgaccatcaaactctctgatgctcttcctgtctcaatAAGAATGgggaatttctgccatctccaatctgtgacctgctcagtctgactctctccattggtattattccctcttcccactgagctgcatgggtgcctggccccacagtaactgaaacactctcacacaaatagctggcagtgcattccatgcacccaccacttgctgtgtaaaaaacttacccctgacatcccctcagtatctatttccaaataccttaaaactctgcccccttgtgttagccatttcagccctggcagaaaacctctggctatccacacaatcaatgcccctcatcatcctatacccctaaaaaaggctctaaacataaacaaggaaattatatatTGAAGATTTGttcgaagtatacaaaattataagggtatagatagggtaaatgcaagcagctctttccactgaggttgggtgggatgacaaccggAGGCCAtgggtgaaaatttaacgggaacatttggaaaatctctttactgaaatggtcgtgagcgtgtggaatgaaatgccagcacaagtggtgaatatgagctcggtttcaccatttcGAAGAGGTTTGGATGgaagcctggatggtaggggtacggagggcaatggtcccagtgcaggtggtTGCATtggacagcttaaatgtttttttggcattgaatagatgggccaaatagcctgtttcagaactgaacttctccatgtttccatgacggagaagctggccaaacttgtttggaaaggAAAAGGTCGGAGTGACAactgagcagcaatggctggagtttctgggagcaattcaggagctAAGTGATcgatacattccaaagaaatggaagcattggaaaggcaggaggacacaaccgtggctgaaatgagaagccaaagccaacataaaagccaaagagagggcaaacaaaagagcaaacactaacagggaatggagttgcacagtgtgaacttgctgatgtaccttcagttgagattactgactgaatccattcccactgtctgagcaggtgaatgggttcctccctgtgtaaaatgacgagcgtgccagtcagtcagatgatcgagtgaatcccttgctccacttcttaaatatctggacagagacagcaaaactggtgtgttgtgttcaagattccTGTAGACaaattccctgtcatttttaacctgtaaaaagatttacaaaatccatcaatgggtgcaggacaacatttcagatgagatcacttgagctgtcaaggtgtgatctggcatcacgctgttacagtgaagttcaacccaagttagagcaagaaatcatcttctaactgcgcacagtgatggtatctggaatgaccatcaaattctctgatgttcttcctgtctctatgagaatgggttcagaggagatgtgaggggtaagttttgttacgcagagagtgctgagtgtgtggaatgggctgctggcaacggtggcagaggtggatacaatagggccttttaagagacccctggacaggtatatggagctcagaaaattagaggtaatttctcaggtatggacatattcggcacagctttgtgggccagagAGCCCGTGTTATGgggtagtttttttttctatgtttctaccatccccaatctgtgacctggctcagtttgactctctccattggtattattccctgttcccactgagctgcatgggtgcctggccccacagtaactgaaacactctcacacaaatagcctttgtcgacgtgcagctgggattttcttttatgtattattaacttttcttttatgtattattaactgccacagttttaacaccatataaacaattcctgctgagatgaatggttggtccgcacagctagtaaaaggacttaaagtgagtttttgtattatttcaggttcttgtcacagtcatagaataatacaatacagaaacaggccctttgacccatctagttgGTGCCGAGCTACTTAAACTTTCTActgccatacccctaccatccaggtacctgtaCAAACCTCTGAAATGTTCAACTTGAGCTTGCAGGCACCgggtgtgctggctgctcattccacacctggatgacggtctgtgtgaagacgtttcccctcatgttcccctaccctttcagctttcacccttgacccatggcctctggttgtagcccacccaa from the Mobula birostris isolate sMobBir1 chromosome 13, sMobBir1.hap1, whole genome shotgun sequence genome contains:
- the LOC140207614 gene encoding uncharacterized protein; this translates as MAHQRVHTGEQLFTCSDCGKGFTRSSALLRHQSVHTGERPFTCPDCGKGFTCSSKLKLHQRVHTGERPFTCSDCGKGFSSSSQLKIHQRFHTGERPFTCSDCGKGFTSSSELKGHQRFHTSEKPFTCSDCGKGFTRSSDLLVHTSVHTGERPFKCSDCGKGFTQSSKLKVHQRVHTGERPFTCSVCGKGFTWSSNLKAHQRVHTGELPFTCLDCGKGFTYSFHLKGHQQVHTGERPFTCSDCGKGFNRSSHLLVHKLVHTGERPFTCSVCGKGFTQSSQLKGHQSVHTGERPFTCSECGKGFTRSFHLLRHQRLHTGERPFTCSDIGKRFSQPNQPNVHD